A stretch of Desulfuromonas acetexigens DNA encodes these proteins:
- a CDS encoding serine/threonine protein kinase, translating into MPETNLHPFQKLTPSLVMDAVESLGFRCDYRTFPLNSYENRVYQVGIEDDQPLIVKFYRPQRWSDGQIREEHQFCFELAEHELPVVAPWRDGARESLFHFADFRFSLYPRKGGHAPELDNLDNLLILGRLLGRIHRIGALRPFTERPRLDCQSFGRESAALIAERFMPPEYRANYQAITADLLDVVDALLVEVDARCIRTHGDCHVGNILWRDQAPHFVDFDDARMAPAVQDLWMMLSGDRPRQTAQLAELLEGYGEFNDFRPAELRLIEALRSLRMLHYSAWLARRWDDPAFPVHFPWFNTIRYWGEHILHLREQLAALNEPPLPMP; encoded by the coding sequence ATGCCGGAAACGAATCTTCATCCCTTTCAAAAACTCACCCCCAGCCTGGTCATGGATGCCGTGGAAAGCCTCGGCTTTCGTTGCGACTACCGCACCTTCCCTCTCAACAGCTACGAAAACCGCGTCTATCAGGTCGGCATCGAGGATGATCAGCCGCTGATCGTCAAATTCTACCGGCCCCAGCGCTGGAGCGACGGGCAGATCCGCGAAGAACACCAGTTCTGCTTCGAGCTGGCCGAGCACGAACTGCCGGTGGTCGCCCCCTGGCGCGACGGTGCGAGGGAGAGCCTCTTTCATTTCGCCGATTTTCGGTTTTCCCTCTATCCGCGCAAAGGGGGGCACGCCCCGGAGCTGGACAATCTCGACAACCTGCTCATCCTCGGTCGGCTGCTCGGCCGCATCCATCGCATCGGCGCCCTGCGCCCTTTCACCGAGCGGCCGCGTCTCGACTGCCAAAGCTTTGGTCGCGAGAGCGCGGCGCTCATCGCCGAGCGCTTCATGCCGCCGGAATACCGCGCCAACTACCAGGCTATCACCGCCGACCTGCTCGACGTCGTCGACGCCCTGTTAGTCGAGGTTGACGCCCGCTGCATTCGCACCCACGGCGACTGCCATGTCGGCAATATCCTCTGGCGCGACCAGGCGCCCCACTTCGTCGACTTCGACGATGCGCGCATGGCCCCGGCGGTACAGGATCTGTGGATGATGCTCTCCGGCGATCGCCCCCGGCAGACCGCCCAGCTCGCCGAACTGCTCGAAGGCTACGGCGAATTCAATGACTTCCGTCCCGCCGAGCTGCGTCTGATCGAAGCCCTGCGCAGCCTGAGGATGCTCCATTACAGCGCCTGGCTCGCCCGCCGCTGGGACGACCCCGCCTTTCCCGTCCACTTCCCCTGGTTCAACACCATCCGCTACTGGGGGGAACACATCCTCCACCTCCGCGAACAACTCGCCGCGCTCAACGAACCGCCGCTGCCGATGCCCTGA
- a CDS encoding M48 family metallopeptidase, which yields MKFRIVPLLLLLTLTLSGCAADSMLAVGAGVLQATTLDENSVRQTSALAAQEMDSKNQVAPANSPYSQRLDNLTRNLTNYDGMNLNFKAYLAKDINAFAMADGTVRVYSGLMDVMPDDQVLAVIAHEVGHVKLKHSYNQMRAQILTDSAFQGLVSAGGVIGNVSSSLLGKLGQTAISAHFSQQDELEADAYAVKALKRWGKDPYAMRRSIETLEGIQSAKGGFLSSHPSNKARLDNIDQEIKRL from the coding sequence ATGAAGTTCAGAATCGTCCCGCTATTACTTCTGTTGACCTTGACCCTGAGCGGTTGCGCCGCCGACAGCATGCTCGCCGTCGGCGCCGGCGTCCTGCAGGCCACCACCCTCGACGAAAACAGCGTGCGCCAAACCTCAGCCCTGGCCGCCCAGGAAATGGACAGCAAGAATCAGGTCGCCCCGGCCAACAGCCCCTATAGCCAACGGCTCGACAACCTGACCCGCAACCTCACCAACTACGACGGCATGAACCTCAACTTTAAGGCCTACTTAGCTAAGGATATCAACGCCTTCGCCATGGCCGACGGTACCGTTCGGGTCTATTCGGGACTCATGGACGTCATGCCCGACGATCAAGTGCTGGCGGTCATCGCCCACGAAGTCGGGCATGTCAAGCTGAAGCATTCCTACAACCAGATGCGCGCTCAGATCCTCACCGACAGCGCTTTTCAAGGGCTGGTCTCGGCCGGCGGGGTGATCGGCAACGTCTCTTCTTCCCTGCTCGGAAAACTCGGCCAGACTGCCATCAGCGCCCATTTTTCCCAGCAGGACGAACTCGAAGCCGACGCCTACGCGGTCAAGGCGCTCAAGCGCTGGGGAAAAGACCCCTACGCCATGCGCCGCTCCATCGAAACCCTCGAAGGCATCCAGTCCGCCAAAGGCGGCTTCCTCAGCTCGCATCCCTCGAACAAAGCACGCCTGGACAATATCGATCAGGAAATCAAAAGATTGTAG
- a CDS encoding 50S ribosomal protein L11 methyltransferase yields the protein MSGRIFKPFPVGAFTIIPAGFPTPDPCGIPLILGRKGAFGSGEHETTASCLELLTTIPDIQDCRAFDLGTGTGILALAAARLGAASIAALDLEWPAALSCAENAQLNGLEDRVLTICGELSAIATHPFDLVMANIYADILLPLADRLVELTRPGGYLLLSGIPLQDKFDIQRRYTQLGCTVADSRIMEDYASFLLQKPAAP from the coding sequence ATGTCGGGCCGCATTTTCAAACCTTTTCCGGTGGGCGCATTTACCATCATCCCCGCCGGCTTTCCCACCCCCGACCCTTGCGGCATCCCGCTGATCCTCGGTCGCAAGGGAGCCTTCGGTTCCGGCGAGCACGAAACGACCGCCTCATGTCTGGAGCTGCTGACGACCATTCCCGATATCCAAGACTGTCGGGCCTTTGACCTTGGCACCGGCACCGGCATCCTCGCCCTCGCCGCAGCCCGCCTCGGCGCCGCCTCGATCGCGGCCCTCGACCTGGAATGGCCGGCGGCCCTCTCCTGCGCCGAGAACGCCCAGCTCAACGGCCTCGAAGACCGGGTTCTGACTATCTGCGGCGAGCTTTCCGCCATTGCTACGCACCCTTTCGATCTGGTCATGGCCAACATCTACGCCGACATCCTCTTGCCTTTGGCCGACCGGCTGGTGGAGCTGACCCGCCCCGGCGGCTATCTGCTTCTCTCCGGCATCCCCCTGCAAGACAAGTTCGACATCCAGCGCCGTTACACCCAGCTCGGCTGCACCGTCGCCGACAGCCGCATCATGGAGGATTACGCCAGCTTCCTGCTGCAAAAACCGGCGGCCCCGTAG
- a CDS encoding HesB-like (seleno)protein, which produces MKITESAREALQELLNKSPGKAVRVVFQGFGUGGPRLGLALDEPKENEKSTKVGSIELFMEESIEPFTEDQMIDYVDNWSGKGFVIAPEYGSSCC; this is translated from the coding sequence ATGAAGATTACCGAGAGCGCCCGCGAGGCGCTGCAAGAACTGTTGAACAAGAGCCCGGGCAAGGCCGTTCGGGTCGTTTTCCAGGGCTTTGGCTGAGGCGGGCCCCGTCTGGGGTTGGCTCTGGATGAGCCGAAAGAAAATGAAAAGAGCACCAAAGTCGGCAGCATCGAACTTTTTATGGAAGAGAGTATCGAGCCCTTCACCGAGGACCAGATGATCGACTATGTGGATAACTGGTCCGGCAAAGGCTTCGTCATCGCTCCCGAGTACGGTTCTTCCTGCTGCTGA
- a CDS encoding GSU2204 family CXXCH-containing (seleno)protein — MRQPQSWLLALLSVLALMSTAATASAEEKIFGGHVEVGATGINTKDNAARVNEYVRGRSEDGLSFAPKLFVEGDLGEHSAFELEADANGPRDQQFNMELDAGRIFRLGLDYQVLEHWKDHETLDQMGATGRDDTGGSQPSVTTDKIFSNLPAGASVGGGTLPVGYDPLQAYTEELSNDYLVTRRELKSEAALVIPALPNVIFHAGMRIEKRQGMEQAIGMTKCDSCHVSAVDKKIDEVTEDYTFGATGKFGLLTVDYEYLTRTFSESGSTPFRYYEDAQNGTAYNMLYENGDYPFGRTPDSEKDSHALKARIDLPKDTSLTASYVKSDIESSKSQTQGEYLLLDGSTLKSEYESFGGKLATKFGKNLRLSLRGSMYDIDVNGNEMYYPARDAANAAAAWPETNTDAWHSAEARKVKEVGADLVYRLARGTTLRLGYEFEEVDRDVEELLETDTHTLKASVKTRLNKALSGNLSYQFQKIDDPLPGAHVGIAQGDPLAIQDPLGSGLWYYNTALMNTPNDQLPAATPDNTWYWTDVYPNRQLTSTILPDEVHEAKLSTTWAISANKAATFFARVRQAENDEVEFEQTTYVPGVSLWYAPNGKMNLTMAYTFNKQETENQMCVGWYHGUANDVSSGQFGSICNTAEYNTDVHTLALNLDYQATEKLKMNAGFTYNRAKSSWDWDFTERAQMFPENNLTTPLADTGIEAPGPYGSVNYDTWEMNNTVDEYSDLAYQQYQFTLGGTYEFTDAFYTSASATYDIFRSKEAYVYGDEDGKAYYAYLGFGYRF, encoded by the coding sequence ATGAGGCAACCCCAATCTTGGCTGCTTGCATTGCTGTCCGTCCTGGCCTTGATGTCGACCGCCGCCACGGCTTCCGCCGAAGAAAAAATCTTCGGCGGCCATGTGGAGGTCGGCGCCACCGGGATTAACACCAAGGACAACGCAGCCCGCGTCAACGAATATGTCCGAGGCCGCTCCGAAGACGGTCTCAGCTTCGCCCCCAAACTCTTTGTCGAAGGGGATCTGGGCGAGCATTCGGCCTTTGAACTCGAAGCGGACGCCAACGGCCCCCGCGACCAGCAATTCAACATGGAACTGGATGCCGGGCGGATCTTCCGGCTCGGCCTCGACTACCAGGTGCTGGAACACTGGAAGGACCACGAAACCCTCGACCAAATGGGCGCCACCGGCCGGGACGACACCGGCGGTTCCCAGCCGAGCGTCACTACAGACAAGATTTTCTCCAATCTTCCGGCCGGCGCAAGTGTCGGCGGCGGCACTTTGCCCGTGGGCTACGATCCCCTCCAGGCCTACACCGAGGAACTCTCCAACGACTATCTGGTGACCCGCCGTGAACTCAAGAGCGAAGCGGCCCTGGTCATCCCGGCCCTGCCCAACGTCATCTTCCATGCCGGCATGCGTATCGAAAAACGTCAAGGCATGGAGCAGGCTATCGGCATGACCAAGTGCGACAGCTGCCATGTCAGCGCCGTCGACAAGAAGATCGACGAAGTCACCGAAGACTACACCTTCGGCGCCACCGGCAAGTTCGGGCTGCTCACCGTCGACTACGAGTATCTGACCCGCACCTTCTCGGAAAGCGGCTCGACCCCTTTCCGCTACTACGAGGACGCCCAGAACGGTACTGCTTACAACATGCTGTATGAAAACGGTGACTACCCCTTCGGCCGTACACCCGATTCGGAAAAGGACAGCCACGCCCTCAAGGCTCGCATCGACCTGCCCAAGGACACGAGCCTGACCGCCAGCTACGTCAAATCGGACATCGAAAGCTCGAAGAGCCAGACGCAAGGGGAATATCTGCTTCTCGACGGCAGCACCCTGAAGAGCGAATACGAGTCTTTCGGCGGCAAACTGGCGACCAAGTTCGGCAAGAACCTGCGCCTCTCCCTGCGCGGTAGCATGTATGACATCGATGTCAACGGCAATGAAATGTATTACCCGGCCCGGGATGCCGCCAATGCGGCAGCCGCCTGGCCGGAAACCAATACCGACGCCTGGCATTCGGCGGAAGCTCGCAAGGTCAAGGAAGTCGGCGCCGACCTCGTCTATCGCCTGGCCCGGGGGACCACCTTACGCCTCGGCTACGAGTTCGAAGAGGTCGATCGGGACGTAGAAGAACTGCTGGAAACCGATACCCACACCTTGAAAGCGTCGGTCAAGACCCGGCTGAACAAGGCCCTCTCCGGCAACCTAAGCTACCAGTTCCAGAAGATCGACGATCCCCTGCCCGGCGCCCATGTCGGCATCGCCCAAGGCGACCCCCTGGCCATTCAGGATCCCCTTGGTTCGGGCTTGTGGTATTACAACACGGCGCTGATGAATACGCCTAACGATCAGCTGCCTGCGGCCACCCCCGACAATACCTGGTACTGGACCGACGTCTACCCCAACCGGCAGCTGACATCGACCATCCTTCCCGATGAAGTGCACGAGGCGAAGCTCTCCACCACCTGGGCGATCAGCGCCAACAAAGCGGCAACCTTCTTCGCCCGGGTGCGCCAGGCGGAAAACGACGAGGTGGAGTTCGAGCAGACCACCTATGTCCCCGGAGTCAGCCTCTGGTACGCGCCCAACGGCAAGATGAACCTGACCATGGCCTACACCTTCAACAAGCAGGAGACGGAGAACCAGATGTGCGTCGGCTGGTACCATGGCTGAGCGAACGACGTCTCGTCGGGCCAGTTTGGCTCGATCTGCAACACTGCTGAATACAATACCGACGTCCACACCCTCGCCCTCAACCTGGATTACCAGGCGACGGAAAAACTGAAGATGAATGCCGGCTTCACCTATAATCGCGCCAAGAGCAGCTGGGACTGGGATTTCACCGAACGCGCCCAGATGTTCCCGGAGAACAACCTGACCACGCCGCTGGCCGATACTGGCATCGAAGCGCCCGGGCCTTATGGCTCGGTCAACTACGACACCTGGGAAATGAACAACACCGTGGACGAGTATTCCGATCTCGCCTACCAGCAGTATCAGTTTACCCTGGGTGGTACCTATGAATTCACCGACGCCTTCTACACTTCGGCCTCGGCGACTTACGACATCTTCCGTTCGAAGGAAGCCTATGTCTACGGCGACGAAGACGGCAAGGCCTACTACGCCTATCTCGGCTTCGGCTACCGCTTCTAG
- a CDS encoding GSU2203 family decaheme c-type cytochrome: MSNTSRHHARWLLRLLPVLLLLGACATGAIREKLLTLPTIEGATYVGEETCVECHEDKGASMAHNIHGRLADFEYMGGQKGCESCHGPGSLHVDGEGDTDKILNPATLTAEESAAICALCHTSGKLMDWTHSEHALVDLSCSDCHTMHGHEKPLKANLKQEDPALCYSCHQEQMAQSNFPSHHPIKEGKMNCSSCHNAHGELLTDERKNDLCLNCHSRYQGPFVFGHAPVEDDCTICHDPHGSVANNLLVQNEPFLCLQCHEGHFHILRQSNYDANPNDATLPSATANIVNVHGQEGFQTSFGTKCTTCHKTVHGSDYPSQPLSGHGLTR, from the coding sequence ATGTCCAACACGTCGCGACACCATGCCCGATGGCTGCTGCGGCTGCTTCCCGTGTTGCTGTTGCTGGGGGCCTGTGCCACCGGTGCCATCCGCGAGAAGCTGCTGACTCTGCCGACCATCGAAGGCGCCACTTACGTCGGGGAAGAGACCTGCGTCGAGTGTCATGAAGACAAAGGCGCTTCCATGGCCCACAACATTCACGGACGCCTGGCCGATTTCGAGTACATGGGCGGCCAAAAAGGCTGCGAATCCTGCCACGGCCCCGGCAGCCTGCACGTCGACGGGGAGGGGGACACGGACAAGATCCTCAACCCGGCAACCCTCACCGCCGAGGAGTCGGCGGCAATCTGCGCCCTCTGCCACACCAGCGGCAAACTCATGGACTGGACCCACAGCGAACATGCCCTGGTCGACCTGAGCTGCAGCGACTGCCACACCATGCACGGCCATGAAAAACCGCTCAAAGCGAACTTGAAGCAGGAAGACCCGGCCCTCTGCTACAGCTGCCACCAGGAGCAGATGGCCCAGAGCAACTTCCCCTCGCACCATCCGATCAAAGAAGGGAAGATGAACTGCTCCAGCTGCCACAACGCCCACGGCGAGTTGCTCACCGACGAGCGCAAGAACGACCTCTGCCTCAACTGCCACAGCCGCTACCAGGGGCCCTTCGTCTTCGGGCATGCCCCGGTCGAGGACGACTGCACCATCTGCCACGATCCCCATGGTTCGGTCGCCAATAACCTGCTGGTGCAGAACGAGCCCTTCCTCTGCCTGCAGTGCCACGAAGGTCACTTCCACATCCTGCGGCAGTCCAACTACGATGCCAATCCGAACGACGCGACTTTGCCGTCGGCTACGGCCAACATCGTCAATGTGCATGGGCAGGAAGGTTTCCAGACATCCTTCGGCACCAAGTGCACCACCTGCCACAAAACGGTGCACGGCAGTGACTATCCGTCCCAGCCGCTCAGTGGCCACGGCCTGACCCGTTAA
- a CDS encoding LysR family transcriptional regulator, with protein sequence METRYFQTLVKVCETGSFSKAAESLHITQSAVSQRIKFLEENYGHQLFDRSGTQLEPTGAGLLVLEKAREILAKERELVDRLSSFKGEKRLSICCTPTFGMAYLPRILSDFVLRNADVHDLKFIFKQPAEAIVGVQNKEYDLAVIEYCDGIPPESFVVYPLPDDELVFISAPSMDLPETPMEIERLLEFPIYARRDGCSSRNLLRQNLANLGHDINDFKRVVISDDLRLCIGSALDGCGISFVSRSLVRGYLLDHRLRAHYVKDFTHVRSRAAFHLAARSEDPLISNFIASLQSLFSDRGRRHTDGLALP encoded by the coding sequence ATGGAAACACGCTACTTTCAGACCTTGGTCAAGGTCTGTGAAACGGGAAGTTTTTCCAAGGCCGCGGAGTCGTTGCATATTACCCAGTCGGCGGTCTCCCAGCGCATCAAGTTTCTCGAAGAAAACTACGGGCATCAGCTCTTCGACCGCAGCGGGACGCAGCTGGAGCCCACCGGCGCCGGCCTGCTGGTGCTGGAAAAGGCCAGGGAGATTCTCGCCAAAGAACGGGAACTGGTCGATCGTCTGAGCTCCTTCAAGGGAGAAAAGCGCCTTTCTATCTGCTGCACGCCGACCTTCGGCATGGCCTATCTGCCGCGCATTCTCAGCGATTTCGTGCTGCGCAACGCCGACGTTCATGACCTCAAGTTCATTTTCAAGCAGCCGGCTGAGGCGATAGTCGGGGTACAAAACAAGGAATACGACCTGGCGGTGATCGAGTATTGCGACGGGATTCCGCCGGAATCCTTTGTCGTTTATCCCCTCCCTGATGACGAGCTGGTCTTTATCAGTGCCCCTTCCATGGACCTTCCCGAAACGCCCATGGAAATCGAACGTCTGCTCGAATTTCCCATCTATGCCCGCCGCGACGGCTGCAGTTCGCGCAACCTGCTGCGGCAGAATCTCGCCAATCTGGGGCATGACATCAATGATTTCAAACGGGTGGTGATTTCCGATGATCTGCGGCTGTGCATCGGTTCGGCCCTCGATGGTTGTGGCATCTCCTTCGTTTCGCGCAGCCTGGTGCGGGGTTATCTCCTCGACCACCGACTGCGCGCTCACTACGTCAAAGACTTCACCCATGTCCGTTCCCGCGCGGCCTTCCATCTCGCCGCACGCAGCGAGGACCCGTTGATCAGCAACTTTATCGCCAGCCTTCAGTCCCTTTTCAGTGACCGGGGGCGTCGGCACACGGACGGGTTGGCCCTTCCCTGA
- a CDS encoding PhnD/SsuA/transferrin family substrate-binding protein yields MSRTFLSCLGALLLLIFAAAPLPATEAEREVETLSLAITAYREKPYVEEQWAPLVDYLNRNLRGFRVHLVALPLEEMVEAIDRHKVDFVLTPPTHYIQLSHSHAISSPLVTLINTEDGKPIRAFGGAIVTLTKNRDIHSLRDLVGRRVATPSSKSLGAFMMQNFECLRQGIDLNRDAKILETGMPHDRAIEALLRGEADAAMMRTGVVEMLIREGQIRPGELRIINDQNLPHFPLALSTRLYPEWPLLAMPHVGEQAANAMTAALLQLPLKGDVAQAIGIHGFSIPLNYTPIRELLETLREPPFDVPPQFTAGDVWQKYRLPATVAIFMSALVLQLTLLVMHKNRRLQVEKARAEAGDALLRKLSAQVPGMIFQSRLYPDGRFTLPYASERIQEIYALSPEPLRESAEPIFSVIHPEDLDEVKKSIQRSAATLEVWRNEHRVLWPDGTIGWREGVASPEKLPDDSTLWHGFITDICGRKAMEAALRASEEQFKSLFNDPMVSLILHDPETGAIVDANPAAIAMYGLNHLEELQSFDFWLDPPYSFADALVWLRKVRDEGEQSFEWLNRRVNGELFWELVQLSPIKIGGQDRVLATSIDITDRKRAEEALRTLNRKLADQTRRAEEANAAKSQFLANMSHEIRTPMNGVVGMAELLLATPQTEEQRHYTETIRASGDALLALLNDILDLARVEAGKLSLRSEDFDFRQLIFEVSAAISARAQRKGLKFSVQGTAEIPERLRGDRDRLRQVLTNLLDNAVKFTDQGEISLGVTPDATTAGGILLRFSVRDTGIGIPSEQLPRLFDKFMQIDGSNVRRHPGSGLGLAICRELVELMQGSIGVVSSPGKGSEFWFTARLAEPAQSAAELAEGERPTADSFTPWQGQAKILLAEDNPTNQRVALGLLRNLGLAADAVDNGRAALAALERQDYDLVLMDIQMPGMDGLAATRAIREPQSKVRNPVVPIIAMTAHAMSGDRERCLAAGMNDYLTKPVSGQTLAQVLRRWLPPKPETETAQTSRENAAPPTEIFNPADLLDRLMDDRELACSVLHWFLDDVPKCLDHLREALLREDVETLGRRAHSLNGLAANAGAPRLRDRAEQLETAANEQELDKIAALLPQAEAAAEEAYAVIRAFLAETDG; encoded by the coding sequence ATGAGCCGCACTTTCCTCTCCTGTCTCGGGGCTCTGCTGTTGCTGATCTTCGCAGCCGCGCCCCTGCCGGCCACCGAGGCCGAAAGGGAGGTGGAAACCCTCTCCCTGGCGATTACCGCCTACCGGGAAAAGCCCTATGTCGAAGAACAGTGGGCCCCTCTGGTGGATTATCTCAACCGCAACCTGCGCGGCTTTCGGGTGCACCTTGTGGCTCTCCCCCTGGAAGAGATGGTCGAGGCCATCGACCGCCACAAAGTCGACTTCGTCCTGACCCCTCCCACCCACTATATCCAGCTCTCCCACAGCCACGCCATCTCTTCGCCGCTGGTCACACTCATCAACACCGAGGACGGCAAACCGATTCGCGCCTTCGGCGGCGCTATCGTCACCCTGACCAAAAACCGCGACATCCACTCGCTCCGCGATCTCGTCGGCCGCCGGGTCGCCACGCCGAGCAGCAAATCCCTCGGCGCTTTCATGATGCAGAACTTCGAATGTCTGCGCCAGGGGATCGACCTCAACCGGGATGCCAAGATCCTGGAGACCGGCATGCCCCACGATCGAGCCATCGAGGCCTTGCTGCGCGGCGAGGCGGATGCGGCCATGATGCGGACCGGAGTTGTCGAAATGCTCATTCGGGAAGGGCAGATCCGCCCCGGGGAGTTGCGCATCATCAACGACCAGAACCTCCCCCACTTCCCCTTGGCTCTCTCCACCCGCCTCTACCCTGAATGGCCGCTGCTGGCCATGCCCCATGTGGGCGAACAGGCGGCCAACGCCATGACCGCCGCCCTGCTGCAGCTCCCTTTGAAAGGGGATGTGGCGCAGGCCATCGGTATCCACGGCTTTTCCATCCCCCTGAACTACACGCCGATCCGGGAACTTCTGGAAACCCTCCGCGAGCCCCCCTTCGACGTCCCCCCCCAGTTCACCGCCGGGGATGTCTGGCAAAAATACCGGCTGCCGGCGACGGTCGCCATCTTCATGAGCGCCCTGGTCTTGCAGCTGACCTTGCTGGTGATGCACAAAAATCGCCGGTTGCAGGTGGAAAAAGCCCGCGCCGAAGCCGGCGATGCCCTGCTGCGCAAGCTCTCGGCCCAGGTGCCGGGGATGATTTTTCAATCCCGGCTCTACCCCGACGGCCGCTTCACCCTGCCCTACGCCAGTGAGCGAATTCAGGAAATCTATGCCCTGAGTCCAGAACCTTTGCGGGAAAGCGCCGAGCCGATTTTTTCCGTGATTCACCCCGAAGATCTCGACGAGGTGAAAAAGAGTATCCAACGCTCTGCCGCCACCCTGGAGGTTTGGCGCAATGAGCATCGGGTGCTGTGGCCTGACGGCACCATCGGCTGGCGCGAAGGGGTTGCGTCTCCAGAAAAACTACCCGACGACAGCACACTCTGGCACGGTTTCATCACCGATATCTGTGGACGCAAGGCGATGGAAGCGGCACTGCGCGCCAGCGAAGAGCAGTTCAAAAGCCTCTTCAACGACCCGATGGTCTCCCTCATCCTTCACGATCCGGAAACGGGCGCCATCGTCGATGCCAACCCGGCGGCGATCGCCATGTATGGGCTCAACCATCTGGAAGAGCTGCAATCCTTCGATTTCTGGCTGGATCCCCCCTACTCCTTCGCCGATGCCCTGGTCTGGCTGCGCAAGGTGCGGGACGAAGGAGAACAGAGCTTCGAATGGCTCAACCGGCGGGTCAACGGCGAACTTTTCTGGGAACTGGTCCAGCTCAGCCCAATCAAGATCGGCGGTCAGGATCGGGTGCTCGCCACCTCCATCGACATCACCGACCGCAAGCGGGCCGAAGAAGCCCTGCGCACCCTCAACCGTAAGCTCGCTGACCAGACCCGGCGGGCCGAAGAAGCCAATGCCGCCAAGAGCCAGTTTCTGGCCAATATGAGCCACGAAATCCGCACCCCCATGAACGGCGTCGTCGGCATGGCCGAACTGCTTTTGGCCACGCCGCAGACCGAAGAGCAGCGACACTACACGGAAACGATTCGCGCCAGCGGCGACGCTCTGCTTGCCCTGCTCAACGACATTCTCGACCTCGCCCGCGTCGAAGCGGGCAAGCTCTCCCTGCGCAGCGAGGACTTCGATTTTCGTCAGCTGATTTTTGAGGTTTCGGCGGCGATCTCCGCCCGCGCCCAGCGCAAAGGGCTCAAATTCAGCGTCCAGGGAACGGCGGAAATCCCCGAGCGGCTGCGCGGCGATCGCGACCGGCTACGGCAGGTGCTCACCAACCTGCTCGACAACGCCGTCAAGTTCACCGATCAGGGGGAAATCAGCCTTGGCGTGACCCCGGATGCCACCACCGCCGGCGGCATCCTGCTGCGGTTTTCCGTGCGCGATACCGGCATCGGCATCCCCTCGGAACAACTGCCGCGCCTCTTCGACAAATTCATGCAGATTGACGGAAGCAACGTCCGCCGCCATCCCGGCAGCGGCCTGGGGTTGGCCATCTGTCGGGAGCTGGTCGAACTGATGCAGGGCTCCATCGGCGTGGTCAGTTCTCCCGGCAAGGGCTCGGAATTCTGGTTTACCGCCCGGCTGGCGGAACCGGCGCAATCGGCGGCAGAGCTTGCCGAGGGCGAACGTCCGACGGCGGATTCATTTACGCCGTGGCAGGGGCAGGCGAAAATTCTCCTCGCCGAGGACAACCCCACCAACCAGCGCGTCGCCCTGGGCCTGCTGCGCAACCTGGGGCTCGCCGCCGACGCCGTCGATAACGGTCGCGCGGCCCTGGCGGCCCTCGAACGGCAAGACTATGACCTGGTGCTGATGGACATTCAGATGCCGGGGATGGACGGCCTGGCGGCGACACGGGCGATCCGCGAACCCCAATCCAAGGTACGCAATCCAGTCGTGCCGATCATCGCCATGACCGCCCACGCCATGAGCGGTGACCGGGAGCGTTGCCTGGCCGCCGGAATGAACGACTACCTGACCAAACCGGTCTCCGGCCAGACTCTGGCCCAGGTGCTGCGCCGTTGGCTGCCGCCGAAACCGGAGACCGAGACCGCCCAAACGTCCCGGGAAAATGCCGCGCCCCCGACAGAGATTTTCAACCCGGCCGATCTCCTCGATCGCCTGATGGACGACCGCGAACTGGCCTGCTCAGTGCTGCACTGGTTCCTCGACGATGTCCCGAAGTGCCTGGACCATCTGCGCGAGGCGCTGCTCCGGGAGGATGTCGAAACCCTGGGGCGCCGCGCCCATTCCCTGAACGGCCTCGCCGCCAACGCCGGTGCACCGCGTCTGCGGGATCGAGCCGAGCAGCTCGAAACCGCCGCCAACGAACAGGAGTTGGACAAAATCGCTGCTCTCCTGCCGCAAGCCGAGGCCGCCGCCGAAGAAGCCTACGCCGTCATCCGCGCCTTTTTGGCCGAGACGGATGGCTGA